GTCCGGATAGGCTATTCTGAAAACGTGAAAGCCACATCATGGTTGTCATTTCTTCAAAACGCTCTCGTCAGCAACTCACTTCTTCAGCTGGTCGACTTCGGTTGTCAGCAGATCTGCTCGccttttcattttcccatACTTGTCGACAAGGTTAAGCGCACGAATGGAAAATTTGATCTCAAATCCATCGTCCACAAGAAATGATTCCTGCAAGGACTTTAAATCGATGAAATGGTTTTGACCCCAGCCTTTACGTAGCTCGAAATAGTCCTCAGCTTCATAGAAGTGATTCCTTCCTTGTCCCAGCAGCTCGAAAGAGTAGTGGTAATTCCCTTCGATTCCATTGTAGAGCTGCAGAAAAATACTAAGAGACGTGTTTTTGGCATCGTCAAACCCACACGGATGCACTTCCAGTCGCCACACTGAACCAATGTCATCGGTGGCAAAATCCGAATACTGAATTTCGTTCGTTCTTCTAATGGCTGAGTATTTGTGCACTGTGAATTTCCAGCTGAACGGTTCAGGAATTAGATTACTACGTTGCAaacaaatggtacaaaaaataGGAAATTGTTGGCAATTAATTTGTGACTATCCAGTATTGATAACGGTTGTGCGGTTTGTTCAAagtaccttttaaaactatgAGGCTTCACGTTGAGCGAAACCGATTTCAGACCCTCGGTAAGTTTTGCGCAAGCCTTTTCGATTTCCGATTGCTTCAATATAAGCTCAGTGGGTGCACTCTGATCTAGAGTTGCCTTGGTAGAGGAGATATCAAACTGATGTTTGTCCAATTTGTTTGTCAATATTTCACTCCACGCATTGATCTCGGCAATTTTGGCATGGAACTGCTGGTGTATATCTTTCAGCTCTTGTTGTACCATTAAATTAACTGTTTTAATGAGATTATCCTTCGTTTGCTTCAGGAGCGTATGCTGCTTATCCAACTCTTGTGTAACACGTTTATCAGTTTCATTGAGAAAACCCTGCGTTTCGAGCAGCAGCTTTTCTAAGCGGGACCGAATTTGCTCAGGATTGTTCCTAGTAGCTGCGTCCGCAGTCAAATGATCAGTTGCGCTGATTCCTCCAGCGATAGGTTTGCATGGATAGAGTGGACTACCTTCCAGAATTTTCACGAAATTGTCTATGCTGCACATACACCTACAGTTTGGACATGCCGGATTGCCATGTTCGTCATCCGCTTTTTGCAACCACTGGCGAATGCAACTGTAGCAAAAGAGCTTGGAACATTGGACACATAGCCGAGGATCTTCAATATGCTTCATGCAGATTGGACATTGAAGTGACTCGTTTTGGCATTGCACGAGCTGTTCCTTTGAACCGGACTCCATTGGTGTTGAAGGTGGGCAACGATCGTACAACGATAAGCGACGGTTGATCTCGATCGTTCCAATCAGCTAAGCCATCGACCTAAATGTATGCTTATCGCGAGCGCTTCTCACTGAACAGCTGTTGCGACGGTATACTTATCAGTTGATCAGGTTTTTGCACTTTGTCGCTTGCACGTAACTAATgtatgaagaaaaaagtgaGCTGTTCCTAAAAGTTGTTTGAACAAACTTCTAGCTTTTCAGCAATTACTAAACCGACACACGAAAACTGAACCAATATAACATGAAGATCACATCGGACTGAATTTTTGCAGCAGGAAAAATGCGAGAGCAATTAATTTACATGGGAGAGACATTCATCGGCACGTACTCATTTGCTTAACCAAAGAAAATACCACTCTCAGGAAAACCTGACGAGAATGGCAGCCCCACACGAATGTGATCTATTTTAAGCAGAGCATACGAATAATCACATTATACGATCATGGTAGAAAACATACCTCCTGCTATGTATTGCgagaaaaccaaccaacactgAGTGTGTGCAGGAAAAAGTACGGAAAATAGCAGAGAGACAAGAAAGATGTTTGAGAATGTATATATCATGCTCAGACTTTAGGAGAGATGATCTCAAAAAACGGCAATGACTTTCAAAACCCGTTACACGGTTTACATTTGCTGAATATCATGAAATTTGTTCTATAAATAAATGTAGCGTCTATTCCGCAGTCTCGAAACTAGACAGATCCTTTGAAAgtattaaaaattccaaaatgAGTAATCGAATACCATTATATATAATTTGTCTAAACAACtaaaaaactaaaaagaaATCTGATACTGTACCAACCTAGCGCACTGATTACACGGTTCCTGCAATTAAGATGTAAACAGATTTCATGAATGAGGTTACTGATAAGAGAATATTGAAATCTATCAGCAAAATTGAGGTATAAAAGATGATCCGCGGCCCACCAGAAGGCACATTCGAGCTTTGGAGTGCAATCAAAGCATCCGGGCATCTGAGAACAACCGAACCATGATTGCGAAGTTACTTCTCCTCACGTTTGGTAAGTGCTCTTAGACCTCGTCATTTGCTCCAGCATTCGAAGGCATCCTTCCAGGTTGCTCGAAAAATATCCCTGCGGCTCAACTAATCTCTGATTGTTTTACAGTGGGGCTGTGTACGGCGTACCAATACTCGTACGAGTATGAGTTCCCCTACTCCCGCCCGTTCAACAAGACGGGCTTCGAGTTCGGTGCTTGGGAACCGAACCGGGAGTACGTGTACAACGTGACGACGAAAACCATGACCGCTCTGCCGGACCTTGAGGACTACTGGACTGGCATTGTGACGCACGGCTACCTGGTGATCCGTCCCAAGGATCACAACTACGTCGTTGCCTACATTGACCGTCCGCAGTACGCGGCATTCAACGAGTATCTGCCACGCGGATACCGCACTGAACTGTCGCGCTTCAACCTGAAATGGCAGCCGATGCCGTTCAGCTCGAAGCCCTTCGGAATCTACTACAACAAGGGAGCCGTCAAGGGCTTCTACGTTGAGAAGACCGTCCCGAACCACGAAGTGAACATGCTCAAGGGCTGGGTCAGCCAGTTCCAGCTGGACACTCAGGGTGCGTACGTGGTCAAGTCGGAGTTCAACCAGTTCCCGGAGAACAACACCCTCACCGGTGTGTACAAGACCATGGAGCCATCGGTGACCGGCGAATGTGAAACCCTGTATGATGTCAACCCCGTCCCGGAATTCCACTTCCAGTCCCACAAGGAATGGGTTCCTCAGCCCCAGTGGCTCGAGGAGGACCAGCATGTGTTCCATGTCGTCAAGTCCCGCAACTTCGATCACTGCGAGCAGCGCATGGGCTTCCACTTTGGCTTCAGCGGATTCAGCGACTTCAAGCCGAACACCAACCAGATGGGTAACATTATGACCAAGTCGGAAGTGACCCAGATGTATCTGACCGGTGACTGGTACAACTACACCATTCAGTCGGTGTCCACCGTCAACAAGGTTGTCGTCAGCCCGTCTCTGGTCAACAGCCAGAAGGCCATGGTCTACGCTCAGGTCAACATGACGCTCAACGAAATCACGCCCTACGACAAGTACCCCGAAGGCCCGGCTGACGATCGTCAGGTGTTTGTCGATCTGGTGTACAGCTACAACATGGCTCACGATAAGAAAAACTTCGTTCGTCCCGCCAACGAGACCGATGActcctcgtcgtcgtcggaTTCCTCCAGCGATTCGTCCAGCTCCTCGGACTCTAGCTCAAGCTCGGAGGAGGAGCCGCAAAACTACAAGATCAGCCCTTCAGAGCAGTACAAGAAGCAAGTGAAGGAAACCGAACGTCGCGGAAACCGCAACCGTCGTGATCTGAATGCCTTCAAGGAACAGCAATACTACGAAGCGTACAAGCGCGATCAGTTCCGTCTGCGCAAGCAAAACGACACTTCGTCCGACTCGTCCAGCTCCGATGACTCGAACAGCTCTTCGTCCAGCTCTTCGTCCGATGAGTCCGATGAGCACGATTTCTACAGCTCTTCCGAGTCCGACTCTGACTCGCTGAGCAGCGAGGAAGACTTCTACCAACCGATCCCGGAAAGCATGAAGGAAGCCCCTCAGACTCCTTTCCTGCCCTACTTCACCGGATACAAGGGATACAGCGTCCAGTACGCCCACAACGTCGATGCCTCCCGTTATGCCTACAAGCTGACGTACGAGATCGCTGAGGAGCTGCAGGAAATGTCCGAGGTCCCCAAGTCGAACACCCTGAACAAGTTCACCATTTTGGCCCGTGTTCTGCGCACCATGCACTACCAGGACATCTACGATGTTTGCCAGAAGCTGTTCGTCTCGCAAAAGGAACGCGAGGAAGGCAGCAACCACAGCGAGTCGTTCGCTAAGAAGGTTGACGCCTGGAACACTTTCCGTGATGCTTTGGCCCAGGCCGGTACACCGCCCGCATTCAAGGTGATCAAGGAGCTGATCGAAGAGAAGAAACTGCGTGGTGATGAAGCTGCCAGCGTTATCGCTACTCTGCCCAAGACCATCCGCTACCCGACCGAGACTGTTATGCACGAGTACTTCCTGCTGGTGACGTCGAACGCTGTCCAGCACCAGGAGTATCTGAACACGACGGCTCTGATTTCCTACTGTGATTTCCTGAACCGCGCTCAGGTCAACAACCGCTCTGCCTACAACTACTACCCCGTGCACAGCTTCGGCCGTTTGGCTGACGCCGACTACAAGATCGTTGCCCACAAGGTTGTGCCGTGGTTCGCGCACCAGCTGCGTGAAGCCGTCAAGGCTGGTGACAGCGTGAAGGTGCAAGTGTACATCCGCTGTCTGGGACATTTGGGCCATCCTGAAATCCTGAACGTGTTCGAGCCGTACCTGGAGGGTAAGATCCCAGTGACCCACTTCCAGCGTTTGGCTTTCATTGTTGCCCTGGACCGTCTGGTCGAGAACTACCCGCGTCTGGCTCGCTCTGTGCTGTTCAAGGTGTACCAGAACACCGGAGACGCCCATGAGGTGCGTTGTGCCGCAGTGTACCTGCTGATCCGTACGAAGCCCCCGGTGTACATGCTCCAGCGCATGGCTGAGCAGACCCACTACGACCCGAGCACTTACGTGCGCGCCGCCGTCAAGACCGCGCTCGAGAGCGCTTCCGAGGCCGATGAGTTCGATGACGATTACGAGTTCGCTCAGAACGCCCAGGCCGCCATCAAGCATCTGAACCCGCGTGACTTCAGCCTGCAGTACTCGGGCACTTACCTGCGTGACTTCGCTTTCAAGGAACTTGAGCTTTCGTACCGTATGTACTTCTCCCAGATCGCTGCCGATGACCACTACGTCCCGAGTGGATTCTTCTTCCACCTGCGCAAGAACATGGGTGGCCTGAAGCGTTTCTCGACCTTCTACTACCTGGTCTCGAGCATGGAGACGTTCTTCGACTTGCTCGACAAGCAATACGATAGCTACAACAAGCACCAGGAGTACAAGTCTAGCGACTACTACTACAAGTACTACAAACAGTACCCGTCCCTGTTCAAGGACTACTTCAGCCAGTACAGCAAGAACCACAAGTACCAGAACGATTACTACGAGCAGTTCGGAAACAAGAACCAGGAGGAGTTCCAGAAGTGGTCCACCACCCGCATTGCCAAGCTGCTGAACATCGACCCCGAGGAGGCTGAAGAGCTTGAGGGTCAGTTCATGTTCCAGATCTTCAACGGAGAGCGCTTCTTCGCCTTCAACAACCAGACCATCGAGCAGTTCCCCAGCCTTGTGAAGAAGTACTTCGAAGACTTCGAAGACGGATTTGCATACAACGTCACCAAGTTCTACCAGCAGAATGTTGTCACCATGGCCTTCCCGTTGGCAACCGGTCTGCCGTTCACCTACAGCCTGAAGACCCCTACCCTGATGAAATTCGAGTTCGAGGCCTCCGCCACCACTCACCCGAGCATCTACAAGACTCCGACCGGATACCCCGAGAAGGAGTACGACGATTTCATCCATGTGCCGCGTTGGTTCAACGGATCTGCTGACGTGAACGTGGCCTATTCTCGCCTGGTTGATGCCAAGGTTGGCTTCATCACGCCCTTCGATCATCAGCGTTACGTCGCCGGTTACCAGAAGAAGTTCCAGGGATACTTCCCCTTCAGCTTCGACTTTGGCTTTGACTTCGAGAACAACGACTTTGAAGTGAACGTTCAGCCGCTGGAACCCAAGAAGGACACGCTCCTCTTCCACATGAGCTCGTGGCCGTACACTGGATACAAGGACATCACCGATCTGCGTCCGATGGCCGAGCAGCCGAGCGTGCATATCTTGCACGACCGTGCTCAGACCACCAAGTCGTTTGACACCTCGTTCGGCCATGAGCTGTTCGGAGTTTCGCTGCGATTCCAGGCCAAATACGACAAGGATTTCATCGACTATGCTTATCTGATGAAGCATCTCGAGCAGCACGACTACTGGTCCGCACTGGTCTATCCGTTCGCCTCGGAGACTTACCACTACCATCAGCTGAACTTGTACTACGATGCTCAGCGTACCAGCGTGAAGAATGTGAAGTTTGTGCTGCAGCACAAGCAGGCCGACTACGACCAGGACTTCCAGACCGCCGATGTGAAACACCCGAAGGGTCGCCACGGATACTCTGGATACTACAACGAGTTCAACTACGCCCAGCCCTTCGTGTACTACGCCGGAAGCCAACGCCGTCAGGAGCAGTTCATGCGTAACGCCGGTGCCGGTATTCGTAACAGCGATGTGAATGtcttcgatttcggaatcgtTTTCGAGGGCAAGCAGCAG
This region of Anopheles marshallii chromosome 2, idAnoMarsDA_429_01, whole genome shotgun sequence genomic DNA includes:
- the LOC128709512 gene encoding E3 ubiquitin-protein ligase TRIM37-like yields the protein MESGSKEQLVQCQNESLQCPICMKHIEDPRLCVQCSKLFCYSCIRQWLQKADDEHGNPACPNCRCMCSIDNFVKILEGSPLYPCKPIAGGISATDHLTADAATRNNPEQIRSRLEKLLLETQGFLNETDKRVTQELDKQHTLLKQTKDNLIKTVNLMVQQELKDIHQQFHAKIAEINAWSEILTNKLDKHQFDISSTKATLDQSAPTELILKQSEIEKACAKLTEGLKSVSLNVKPHSFKSNLIPEPFSWKFTVHKYSAIRRTNEIQYSDFATDDIGSVWRLEVHPCGFDDAKNTSLSIFLQLYNGIEGNYHYSFELLGQGRNHFYEAEDYFELRKGWGQNHFIDLKSLQESFLVDDGFEIKFSIRALNLVDKYGKMKRRADLLTTEVDQLKKIAYPDCLDEVITIRNVVDATRSAACLYSDILCDDIGGRWRLQIFPGGNAECKGQFISIFLEFCAGIPNKYEFTVALLHQNVKKVIKKTLEYSIQPSLPFGWKTFLGREELINNGYIQKDSLSIRLTIKPPNATQKLNYLRQQMELPREYMQPARKESVISNDSKPTTSQEPLETRLRKASISFKNLFVKAPSTEQQ
- the LOC128709511 gene encoding vitellogenin-A1-like, with amino-acid sequence MIAKLLLLTFVGLCTAYQYSYEYEFPYSRPFNKTGFEFGAWEPNREYVYNVTTKTMTALPDLEDYWTGIVTHGYLVIRPKDHNYVVAYIDRPQYAAFNEYLPRGYRTELSRFNLKWQPMPFSSKPFGIYYNKGAVKGFYVEKTVPNHEVNMLKGWVSQFQLDTQGAYVVKSEFNQFPENNTLTGVYKTMEPSVTGECETLYDVNPVPEFHFQSHKEWVPQPQWLEEDQHVFHVVKSRNFDHCEQRMGFHFGFSGFSDFKPNTNQMGNIMTKSEVTQMYLTGDWYNYTIQSVSTVNKVVVSPSLVNSQKAMVYAQVNMTLNEITPYDKYPEGPADDRQVFVDLVYSYNMAHDKKNFVRPANETDDSSSSSDSSSDSSSSSDSSSSSEEEPQNYKISPSEQYKKQVKETERRGNRNRRDLNAFKEQQYYEAYKRDQFRLRKQNDTSSDSSSSDDSNSSSSSSSSDESDEHDFYSSSESDSDSLSSEEDFYQPIPESMKEAPQTPFLPYFTGYKGYSVQYAHNVDASRYAYKLTYEIAEELQEMSEVPKSNTLNKFTILARVLRTMHYQDIYDVCQKLFVSQKEREEGSNHSESFAKKVDAWNTFRDALAQAGTPPAFKVIKELIEEKKLRGDEAASVIATLPKTIRYPTETVMHEYFLLVTSNAVQHQEYLNTTALISYCDFLNRAQVNNRSAYNYYPVHSFGRLADADYKIVAHKVVPWFAHQLREAVKAGDSVKVQVYIRCLGHLGHPEILNVFEPYLEGKIPVTHFQRLAFIVALDRLVENYPRLARSVLFKVYQNTGDAHEVRCAAVYLLIRTKPPVYMLQRMAEQTHYDPSTYVRAAVKTALESASEADEFDDDYEFAQNAQAAIKHLNPRDFSLQYSGTYLRDFAFKELELSYRMYFSQIAADDHYVPSGFFFHLRKNMGGLKRFSTFYYLVSSMETFFDLLDKQYDSYNKHQEYKSSDYYYKYYKQYPSLFKDYFSQYSKNHKYQNDYYEQFGNKNQEEFQKWSTTRIAKLLNIDPEEAEELEGQFMFQIFNGERFFAFNNQTIEQFPSLVKKYFEDFEDGFAYNVTKFYQQNVVTMAFPLATGLPFTYSLKTPTLMKFEFEASATTHPSIYKTPTGYPEKEYDDFIHVPRWFNGSADVNVAYSRLVDAKVGFITPFDHQRYVAGYQKKFQGYFPFSFDFGFDFENNDFEVNVQPLEPKKDTLLFHMSSWPYTGYKDITDLRPMAEQPSVHILHDRAQTTKSFDTSFGHELFGVSLRFQAKYDKDFIDYAYLMKHLEQHDYWSALVYPFASETYHYHQLNLYYDAQRTSVKNVKFVLQHKQADYDQDFQTADVKHPKGRHGYSGYYNEFNYAQPFVYYAGSQRRQEQFMRNAGAGIRNSDVNVFDFGIVFEGKQQKAEFVFTTAYADSPVDEKERLLMFLSFSPYVSSSAFYQFIPFSGKQFQMCFSATNQYPNMPKLNFLNVLNFDKIGSMNWDFAYGEKCQGGSHVSMQGKLIQSEQYRHFLRISEAGQRCKQQMDKGYFQLPACQNATRQAGYFDQYSFNFEFKDMSNYAKNLTYQFFDYARYFTFPYWSEDYFFQGKHNQFQIDFQLAPYFDYYNASFYAPDRSFAIQNYPIESEYARYFFSIHPDFDYYERMFNYAYRGNYHPSCVVSNKFVNTFDGKTYDYELGNCWHVVLHTVKPDYYFYAQDSHFFNSDYEYNWKNGFGEDEQITILARHGEDNQLFLKAILGQYKQNDYNIDIIPHGQDLPMVFINGKPQQIHEKYAVEMYTNDDGGDQPLIRVYALPGNELEISFRDDDIKIVFDGYRARFFADQSYFNNFVGLCGTNNGEGEDDFITPDQCVMRKPEYFAASYALSGMNCSGPAQAYFAEYHQKAQEHCVKPQYYFGNVISEQEAGRQRYNYYYKDFDLSDSSSSSSSSSESDESDDSSSSSSEEEKPNREHFFEKQQYTEKECAMQHRVQYIEQDDKICFTNRALPTCSSGCKAFEKIQKYVDVHCRDASDSAAQLFKQQIRKGVNPDMSNKSVTKTVKYFFPKKCVFAN